The following are encoded in a window of Spea bombifrons isolate aSpeBom1 chromosome 2, aSpeBom1.2.pri, whole genome shotgun sequence genomic DNA:
- the TXNL4B gene encoding thioredoxin-like protein 4B, protein MSFLLPKLSTKSEVDQAIKATAEKVLALRFGRDDDPVCLQLDEILAKTAHDLSKMATIYLVDVDHVPVYTRYFDISYIPSTIFFFNGQHMKVDYGSSDHTKFVGSFKTKQDFIDLIEVIFRGAMRGKLIVQSPIDRKNIPKYDLLYQGV, encoded by the exons ATGAGTTTCCTGCTGCCTAAGCTGAGCACTAAAAGCGAGGTGGATCAAGCAATAAAAGCAACAGCTGAAAAGGTCTTAGCCCTTCGATTTGGAAGAGATGATGATCCAGTTTGTCTGCAGCTCGATGAAATT cTTGCCAAAACAGCGCACGACTTGAGTAAAATGGCAACTATTTATCTTGTGGACGTGGATCATGTACCAGTCTATACCCGATATTTTGACATCAGCTACATTCCTTCTACAATATTCTTTTTCAATGGACAACACATGAAAGTGGATTATGG GTCGTCAGATCATACAAAGTTTGTTGGAAGTTTTAAAACTAAGCAGGATTTCATTGATCTAATTGAAGTGATCTTCCGGGGAGCAATGCGTGGAAAACTCATTGTACAAAGTCCTATTGACCGAAAGAACATTCCCAAATACGATCTTCTGTACCAGGGAGTGTAG
- the LOC128473000 gene encoding putative protein FAM172B — protein sequence MEGLTRFKTCVEVPQGLEDSLQYYFNEQGELRHMITKERFLYNYYKNEYDRNHKRYQVLGDMITLQVYDLLEKDCNLQRISIPVDATNEEPKSFFFMSKELLSMQTNLLVLLQDKGVIRAGQWGQKAVFHHSIDKGTQIPYIKTALRDDGSVIVLNPNDNFVEMKEEPNMIVKTEEESLPEISDSIERKLCVPKRCSGSPEEHTTYVWDHFISKTAATNVAFIAHGYGGLVFLDLLCKKSVEVMNKVTAVAFIDSRHHAQHQARADPAVQTWIRAHCRSWVLSSKSLDRPTGSLRKLDCPKVSAGTENHELAPSNALQSVFRFLTRSSKSRRRTTLPSRTMLTRSATRNK from the coding sequence ATGGAAGGATTGACGCGCTTCAAAACATGCGTTGAAGTTCCTCAAGGCTTGGAAGACTCGTTACAATATTATTTCAATGAGCAAGGAGAGCTAAGGCACATGATTACCAAAGAACGATTTTTGTACAACTACTACAAAAATGAGTATGACCGAAACCACAAGCGCTATCAGGTGCTTGGAGATATGATTACACTTCAGGTTTATGATCTTTTGGAGAAAGATTGTAATCTACAAAGAATTTCTATTCCAGTTGATGCCACCAATGAAGAGCCAAagtctttcttttttatgaGTAAAGAATTGTTGAGTATGCAGACAAACCTGCTTGTTCTTCTTCAAGACAAAGGCGTAATAAGAGCCGGTCAGTGGGGACAAAAAGCAGTGTTCCACCACTCTATAGATAAAGGAACACAAATCCCATATATTAAGACCGCGTTAAGGGACGATGGATCTGTAATTGTCTTGAACCCCAATGACAATTTTGTTGAAATGAAAGAAGAGCCCAACATGATCGTGAAAACAGAAGAAGAGTCTCTTCCAGAGATCAGTGACTCAATTGAAAGAAAGCTTTGTGTTCCAAAGAGGTGTAGTGGTTCTCCAGAGGAGCACACTACCTATGTCTGGgaccattttatttccaaaaccGCAGCTACGAATGTGGCATTTATTGCACATGGTTACGGCGGCCTTGTCTTTCTTGATCTTTTGTGCAAGAAAAGTGTGGAGGTTATGAACAAAGTAACTGCGGTAGCGTTTATAGATTCCAGACACCATGCTCAGCACCAGGCAAGAGCGGACCCTGCAGTGCAGACCTGGATACGTGCGCACTGCAGGAGTTGGGTGCTTAGTTCCAAGTCTTTAGACAGACCAACAGGATCCTTGAGGAAACTGGATTGCCCCAAGGTATCTGCTGGAACTGAAAATCATGAGCTTGCACCCTCTAACGCACTTCAATCTGTTTTCCGATTTCTTACCAGGTCATCAAAAAGTCGAAGACGCACAACATTGCCATCAAGAACAATGTTAACCAGAAGTGCTACAAGGAATAAATGA